CGCAGCCCCCTCTGCTGTCTGAGGCTTTTGGGAATAGAGGGGAGCCATGACTTGGAAATATTCCGCGAGTTGCGCTTCTGTTTCAAATTCCGCCTTCCAGAGGCGATCTGCCATCTGCTGTTGCTCCGGGGTGCCCCGCATCGCCAAAATCGCCTTAGCCCGGTCTAGGAAGCCGCAGTGGGCAGCAGTGGCATAGACAATCAGGTAAGCAACGTTCTGGGGATAGCGGGCCGCATAGGCCATGGCTACCATGCCCCCGTAGGATCCTCCAACCACGACAATTTTTGCGAGGCCGAGATATTGGCGCAGGGCCTCCAGATCTTCCACGTTGTTGTCCAGTGTGTAGGTCGATCGATCGCCCCTCGCCGATCGCCCTTGGCCTCGATGATCGATATACACCAGCTGGAGGTGATGGGCAATGGCGGAAAAGGTGGGTTTGTAACTCGTATGATCTGCCCCCGGCCCGCCATGGAGCAAAAAGGCCACGGGTTTCTCCCGCATTTGATCGCCCTCAGGAACGAGGCCCGCACCTTCCACATCAAAGAAGATTTCCGTATCCCGAATTTTGGCTCGCATCGCTAGTTTTTTCCCTCAATTCTCGCAATACTCCACCCTTGAAGCCCTAGGCTTTAGTTCCCTCGCATGTCTTGGGGAATAAATACCCGATCGCGGGGAAGCTCTGCAACGGGATCCGTCAGAAGGAATTGCCCATTTTGGATCCAAGACTTCAGTTCGATCGCCACTTGTCGGGAGAGGTACAAACTCGCCAAGGGCGCAACCCGTACCAGCTTGCCATCAATACTCAGCTTGCCAGACTTAAGTTGGGCATAGCTTACCAGCCCAAAGGTGGGTCGGACTCGGCGCGGAATCGAAAAATCCACGACCGGCGCGACCAGATCCTTATCCTGCACGGCACAGTGGGCCACCACCTCTTCCGTCAGTACGGGCAGTGGAATGCCGACCCCCAGCATGACCGATGCCCCATAGCCCTTGAAATAGCAGCCCCTGACCCACCGGGTATCCATTTGTTTCGCATCTCCAATCAACGCGAGGGTCGCCGCAGGGCCGATCGGCGTCTCGTTGGGCAATCGTTTCTGTAACGGAAAATGCTGCGTTCCTTCCCACGTGACATAGCCAATTCCCCCGCCCAGAAAAATTCGGGTGCCAATCCCCACGAGTTGCAGCTTGGGATCATTCAGTAACGGGGAAATGGCACCGGGGTTGGAGTACACCGCATTGCCCAATTGAGGTTGCAGCGTCCCCAGGTAGGTATAGAGCGGGCGCTCTCCCCCGTTCACGCCGACAATGAAGTTTTGGTAGAGGTTGCGGGGATTGAAGAGATAGAACTGGTTAATCCGATCGCGATGAATCGTGGTTTCAAAGGAACTCCGGGGATAACAGTCCGTTACCTGGCCGATCGCCCGCAAGCTCACTGATTTTCCCGCAATCAGATCCTCGATCACATGACCGCCCCCTCGGTAACGCCGATTGGGATCCCGTGATTCTTCCTCAATGTTGTCATTGGCGCTGCCGTACTCCGCTAATTGGCTGGCTCCGAGATATAAATCTACGGCCCCAAAACCCGAATAGGCTGGTACGCCATCGACCCAACATTGGCGAATCTTAATTGGTGGATCCGTTTGCCCCAGGTTTAAAATTGCGCCAGAGGACTCCATCGGTTCAAAGGTGCCCGTCGTCACCACATCGACTTCCTGGGCGGTTTGAGCGACACCCACTTCGGCCACGCGGGCTTTGAGTTCTTCGACGGTGAGGACAGCGGCCTTGCCTGCCTGAATTTTTTCGTTGATTTCGGGGATCGATCGCATGCCAATCCTGGCCTATTGCCTAGCTGATGAGTAGTGCCCCCATTATCCCCCACGGACTCCGGAGCGCTGGCTATCCAGCCGATCGAAAAAAAATTCAGAAAATGTTTGACAAACCCCTGGATAGTCTGCCATTATAGATTTCGTCGAGAGGCCGCGAGGCCGAAGACCACAAGGGACTGTAGTTCAATTGGTTAGAGCACCGCCCTGTCACGGCGGAAGTTGCGGGTTCGAGCCCCGTCAGTCCCGTAGAAAATTTGGAAAACTTGATTATAAAACTGATGTAGCAATTACTTGCTTATTAGGTTTTATTCTTGGTAAAGCGATGTCTAACTGGTCGCCGCTGAAATTCCTGTTGCCTCTGTTCTTAGCAATTTTGCTGGGTTTGGGGATTTATGGTGTGCAGGCCCAGCGGGTTCATGAACTGGTGTTGGCTGCCGGATCGCCATCTGGGGAAAGCTATCTCCTTAGCCGCGCGATCGCCCAAGCCGTTGCTAAAAATCATCCCAATCTTCAAATTAAGGTTATCTCGACCTGTGGCAGTGCCCAGAACTTAGACCTCTTGGAATCGGGTAAGGTGGCCCTCGCAACGTCTCAAGCCGATATTCCCGCGAGTTCTAATGCCCGATCGATCGCGGTGCTCTATCGCGATATTTTCCAACTGGTTGTGCAGCCTAACTCAACTATCCACCACATTACGGACTTAACCCATCAAACCATTGCGCTCCAAGCTGACAGTGGAGAACAGCGATCGTTTCAGGAAGTGACCCAATATTATGGGTTGGATCCAGTTGATTTACAAACTACCCCTTGCCAACCGCCGCTCAGCGATCGTGCCGATGGCTTTGAAACCCGCCAAGCTGACGGGGTGTTCCGGGTGCGAACGTTGGGTAATGATTACATTGAAAAGCTAGTGCGGCAATTTCATGGGCAGTTAATTCCGATCGAACAAGCGGATGCTCTGCAAATTCATAACCCGGCCTTTGAAACGGCCACTATCCCTCAGGGAGCCTATCAAGGGAATCCTGCGATTCCAGCCCAGCCTTTACCGACCGTTGCTGTTAAACGTCTTTTGCTCGCGAGTAAGACGCTGGATAAACGCTGGGTGCGCCAAATTACCCAAACCTTGGATGAGCACCGTTTGGATATTGCTAATGCCCTGCCTCCAGAACACAGTCAATTGCGATCGCTCGTGACTAACATTAGCCAGCCCAGTAATGCCATTGGCACTGGAATTCCGATGCATGTGGGTGCCCGTGCCTATTACGATCGCAATAAGCCTACGTTGTTCTCGTTTATTCTGGAAAATGGGTCAACGTTTGTCACCTTAGGTACCCCTGCGATCGCGGCGATGCTTTGGATTTGGCAACGCTTTCTAGAACGCTGGCAGCAACAACAGAACTTGGCTGAGGATTATATTCGTGAAGCGACTCAAGCAATGGCTGAGGAAACCGAGGTAGATCCCAAACTACGACAAAAAATACTCCGGGATAAGCTCTTGAAGTTGGAGCAACAATTTAACCAAGCTGCGACGGCATTGGTTAACGAAGCGATTTCCCAGGAATCCTTTCGGACATTCAATGAAGCTTACACGACGACTAGAACCGTTCTAGATCGCCGAATAGCCCAAGCATCGGAAGAATTAGCCGATCGTTACATTGCACAGTTAGTCAATCTATCCCAGCGATCGACCCTGCCGACCCCACCGCCATCAACCCAAGCTACGTCGTCTAATCCAGTCGCTTCTAGTACTACTCAAACAGTTCACCAGCAGGAACTTGCTCAAATTCTGGAAGAAATTGAAACCAGTTTGCTCAATAAAGAGCTGTCTCAAGAATCGTTCCGCACTTGCCTAGACGCCTATCGCCTCGCCTGGGAAAAGATTTAACAATTTCCTAGGTCTACGGTGAATCATGCCCTGATTGCTCAATGGGGTGTCTCAATGGGGGCTCGATCCTAGGGCTGTGTTGTTCAAAACTATGTTGTTCAAAACTGTGTTGTTCAAAACTATGTTGTTCAAGCAATTGAATGGCACGAAACCAGTAGTATGCTTCTGATTTTCCTGGTCGGCCAAATCTCGCTTTGGCTACCCATTGTTCTGCGGCTTCACGATCGCCCTGGAATAAATCAATTAACTTCTGTTGTAATTCTGGTGATGCTGGGGGCCGATCGCGCAATGCTTGAAAGCGACTTTTTCCTAAAAGAACGCGCAAATTGGCTGAATGCTGTGAATGTTGTTTTTTAGGAGTTGTACTCCCCAACCATTGAACTGTAACAATACCAATGGCAACTCCAATCAAAATGCCAATTAATAGAACATTCAGCATAATTTTAATCAGTGATCTGATGACTAAAATATCTTCAATGTTAATTTGAAAAATAACACTAGAAAGATAAAAGGACAGGTATGACCCTGTCCCCTAAGTACAAACATTTCATTGAAAAAGACACCAGGTCAGGTAATGCGGTAATACTTGGAATTCTGATGGGATTAAATCCGATCGCCTTACACCCGACCACGTAGCATTTGCGCCATTTCGTTGACCTTCGGAGCCATTTCCAGCGCCACTTCTTCCGTAATCCGCCCTTCTTCGTACAGCTTGTAGAGCGATTGGTTCATTGTACACATGCCGTCAAAGCCGCAACGGGCAATCACACCTTCAATTTCATCCAGTTCACCCCGACGGATGTAGTCTCGAATGGCATCGGTGTTAATCATGATGTCGTGGAAAGCAGCCCGCTTGCCATCCGTCGTCCGACACAACCCTTGGGCAATCACTGCAATTAACGATTCTGCCAACGCAACACGCATTGCTGGTTGTTCTTCCGGTTGATACAACCCTAAAACCCGTTCAATGGTTTTGACAGCACTGTTGGTGTGCAGGGTTCCCATCACCAAGTGCCCGGTCTGGGCCGCTTTTAGAGCCGTATTCACCGTTTCCTTATCCCGCATTTCCCCCACCAGAATCGCGTCGGGGTCTTCCCGTAGGGCTGCTTTCAGCGCGTTGTCAAACTTGAGGGTGTTAATGCCAACTTCCCGGTGCTTAATCAAGCATTTTTGGCTGGTATGCACAAATTCGATCGGATCTTCGATCGTAATAATGTGCTTTGGCATTTCCTTATTCATGTAGTCAATCATCGCTGCCATCGTGGTTGACTTACCGGAACCCGTTGGCCCCGTCACCAAAATCAACCCCTTATGGTAGTGACAAATATCTTTGAACACAGGTGGCAGATTTAACTGCTCCATGGTCAGGATTTTCAGGGGAATCAAGCGCATGACCATACTGGGGCCATGGAGCGCATCGAAAATATTGATCCGAACCCGTGCAAACTCGTACTGGGTTGCCCCGTCATAATCTAGGGTTTTCTCAAATTTCTCAATGTCTTCTTCACTGAGAACTTCGCGCATCCAACTATAGAACGTTTCACGATCGGTCACAGGCCAATCCGTCGGCTCCATTTGTCCGCGATCGCGATAACGGGGAATTTCGCCCACGCCTAGGTGAACATCGGAATAGCCTTTGTCAAACGCCCGCCGAACAATTTCCGCTAAGGTTGGTGAGCCATTCTGAGGCCGTGCAGATTGGAAGGGCGAGGCCGCTGCCCGGTGCTTCGCGGGGGGATTCATGGCGGTAGAGTCCCCATTCGCCTTAGCTGGCTCCGGAGGCGCACTGGGGACAGCTTTAACTTCTGTTGCCTGGGTCTGGGTTGAACGATCGTACTGAGAACTGGTGACAATTCCCGTCGCGTCGGTCGAGGGTGGCATGACCCGAGTGGACTCCGGTTCCATAACCACCGTTGTCCCGCCTGGACGCATGGGGGGAGGGGGGGCCGGAGGAACCCGTGGAGCGGGAGGAGGCGTAATGGATGGGCGCTGAGATTCTGGTGTCATAGGTACTCTGGTACGATAGAACCCTAGATACGATCGCGAAAAATCAAGAAAAAGATTCCATAGATACAAGATTTCCCAGAGTCGCATCCAAAGTATCAAGCGTGCCCCGAATTAGTTTGCGTTATGACTTCTCAGAATTGGTATATCGTTCGGCAATCCACAGGCCATTGTGAGATCGTGACAGAGTCTGATCTCCATGGCGATCCGGCTGACTATGAATCCCTTGAAAGTGAGACGCCTGAAAGGGGCTCCCCAATGAAGCGCTGGGGGCCGTTGAGTTCCCGGAATGAAGCAATTGCCAAACGAGTTGGCCTCATCCGATCGGGCCAATGTAAGCCAAGCTAGCGATTGCCCAGTCCATTTTTCACGCTAAAACTAGTTCCCAGTCTAGATTAATTGTTATTGAATTAATTGTTAGTTGAGGCGTCATTCGTTGATGAACTGGTTTTCGATTCCGCCGATCGGACGGGTTTCTTAGCAGTGGCTTCTTCAGTCAACGTTTGTAAGGCTTTCGCGAACTGAGGATCCGCAGGGGTACCAATTTTGTCGCGATCGCGGATTAACTCCTTCTGTTGTGCTTCGGTCAGTTTGATTTCCACATCGGGGTCGATGCCATGCTTGTTAATATCTCGTCCCAGAGGCGTGAGATACTTGGCGATCGTCACCGCTAAACCGGATTCGCTGGAATCGGCCCGTAGCTCCCGCACTGACTGCACCAATCCCTTGCCAAAGGTTCTTGTCCCAATCACCTTGGCGCGCTTATTATCCTGGAGCGCCCCGGACAGGATTTCACTGGCACTGGCTGATCCGCCATCCACTAACACTACCAAGGGCTTATTGGTTAAGGCAGAATTATTAGCTAATTGCCGATCGGATTCGCCCTGGCGATCCACCGTAGAGACGATCGCCCCTTCCTGGAGCCACATGCGGGCAATTTCCACGCTGGCGTTGAGCAATCCCCCCGGATTCGATCGCAGATCCAAAATGTAACCGGAGACTTTCTTCTGCTCTAGCTTTTGAATCGCGTCCCGCATTTCCCGAATGGCTGGGGCACTAAATTGCACGAGACGAATGTAGCCGACATCCCCGCTTTTGGACGGCTGCACCGAGAAACGAACGGGATGAATTTCGATTTTATCTCGACGGAGCTTATAGTCTAGGATTTGGCTCCCGCGCTGAATCGTGAGAATGACTTCCGTGCCAACGGTGCCTCGAATTAAGGTGACTGCCTTATTGACATCCATGCCTTCCGTGGATTGGCCATCAATTTTGACAATGATGTCCTTGGAGAGGATACCCGCTTTGGAGGCTGGGCTGCCTTCGATCGGAGAGACGACGGTGAGCTTCTTGGTTTTCTCATCCGCCGCCAACTGAATCCCCACCCCGGTTAATTCCCCCGAGGTGTCAATTTTCATGTTTTTAAACTCTTGGGGATCCATGAAGCGAGTGTAGGGATCCTTCAGCAGCTTCAGCATCTCACGAACTGCTTTGTAGGCATCCTCTTTTGTGGCGTAATTACGATCGAGATAGTCCCGCCGCACAGCTTTCCAATCGTTTTGATTGAAGGTGCCATCCACATAGGTATTGTCGATGATCTGCCAAACCTCATCCACAATTTCCTTAGAGCTATCTTTCAATAAAAAGGCAGATCCCTTAGAAAGATGGATTCCCGCGCCGGTAATGGTCACGGCACTGATGGTGATCGCAGTGGTACCTAAAACCAGTGCACGTTTTGTCAAAACCATGGCAATGGGACTCTAAGGAAGGACTGAAAAACTGTGTTCAATCTAGCATAGCGAAGAATCTGAGTGCATGCTGTGAAAATTGTGCCAAGTAGGCACGCCCCCAGGGGATGCGCAAAAAAAGATTACAAAAAAAGCGGGGGATTGGCCCGCTTTGTCAGTAACTATCAGTAACTATTTGATCAGCTTGATCAGCAACTAACTGCTTGATTAGCCACTAACTGTGCTTCAGTTCAGGTTGAGTGGGTGACCTAGGGATCAATCCAGCGACCATCGGCTTGAATCAAGGCAATCAATTCCTGCACCCCTTCTGCTTCAGGAACGCGCTTGATTTCCTCGCGGCCTCGGTATAGGGCGATCGTGCCGGCCTGCTTGCCGACGTAACCGTAGTCCGCATCGGCCATTTCCCCAGGGCCATTGACGATACAGCCCATGACGGCAATGTTCAACCCAGTCAGGTGGTTCGTGGCTTCCCGTACCTTTTGCAGCACTTCTTGCAGGTTAAATAGTGTGCGACCGCAGGAGGGGCAGGCGACATATTCCACCATGGTGCGGCGCAATCCCAGGGCTTGCAAAATGCCGTAGCATACGGGGATTTCTTTTTCGGGATCTTCCGTTAGGGAAACGCGAATCGTATCGCCGATGCCTTCCGCCAACAGGGTGCCGAT
The window above is part of the Alkalinema sp. FACHB-956 genome. Proteins encoded here:
- a CDS encoding alpha/beta fold hydrolase, which encodes MRAKIRDTEIFFDVEGAGLVPEGDQMREKPVAFLLHGGPGADHTSYKPTFSAIAHHLQLVYIDHRGQGRSARGDRSTYTLDNNVEDLEALRQYLGLAKIVVVGGSYGGMVAMAYAARYPQNVAYLIVYATAAHCGFLDRAKAILAMRGTPEQQQMADRLWKAEFETEAQLAEYFQVMAPLYSQKPQTAEGAAGRGRTIFSVDAINAAFGGFLRTFDLRPELPNITAPTLVLGARHDWICAPEFSEEIAQLIPGAVLRIFETSGHLMRSDAPAELLGAIVGFVTGIDDSAVENTVIEHPE
- a CDS encoding homocysteine biosynthesis protein: MRSIPEINEKIQAGKAAVLTVEELKARVAEVGVAQTAQEVDVVTTGTFEPMESSGAILNLGQTDPPIKIRQCWVDGVPAYSGFGAVDLYLGASQLAEYGSANDNIEEESRDPNRRYRGGGHVIEDLIAGKSVSLRAIGQVTDCYPRSSFETTIHRDRINQFYLFNPRNLYQNFIVGVNGGERPLYTYLGTLQPQLGNAVYSNPGAISPLLNDPKLQLVGIGTRIFLGGGIGYVTWEGTQHFPLQKRLPNETPIGPAATLALIGDAKQMDTRWVRGCYFKGYGASVMLGVGIPLPVLTEEVVAHCAVQDKDLVAPVVDFSIPRRVRPTFGLVSYAQLKSGKLSIDGKLVRVAPLASLYLSRQVAIELKSWIQNGQFLLTDPVAELPRDRVFIPQDMRGN
- a CDS encoding type IV pilus twitching motility protein PilT; translated protein: MTPESQRPSITPPPAPRVPPAPPPPMRPGGTTVVMEPESTRVMPPSTDATGIVTSSQYDRSTQTQATEVKAVPSAPPEPAKANGDSTAMNPPAKHRAAASPFQSARPQNGSPTLAEIVRRAFDKGYSDVHLGVGEIPRYRDRGQMEPTDWPVTDRETFYSWMREVLSEEDIEKFEKTLDYDGATQYEFARVRINIFDALHGPSMVMRLIPLKILTMEQLNLPPVFKDICHYHKGLILVTGPTGSGKSTTMAAMIDYMNKEMPKHIITIEDPIEFVHTSQKCLIKHREVGINTLKFDNALKAALREDPDAILVGEMRDKETVNTALKAAQTGHLVMGTLHTNSAVKTIERVLGLYQPEEQPAMRVALAESLIAVIAQGLCRTTDGKRAAFHDIMINTDAIRDYIRRGELDEIEGVIARCGFDGMCTMNQSLYKLYEEGRITEEVALEMAPKVNEMAQMLRGRV
- the ctpC gene encoding carboxyl-terminal processing protease CtpC codes for the protein MVLTKRALVLGTTAITISAVTITGAGIHLSKGSAFLLKDSSKEIVDEVWQIIDNTYVDGTFNQNDWKAVRRDYLDRNYATKEDAYKAVREMLKLLKDPYTRFMDPQEFKNMKIDTSGELTGVGIQLAADEKTKKLTVVSPIEGSPASKAGILSKDIIVKIDGQSTEGMDVNKAVTLIRGTVGTEVILTIQRGSQILDYKLRRDKIEIHPVRFSVQPSKSGDVGYIRLVQFSAPAIREMRDAIQKLEQKKVSGYILDLRSNPGGLLNASVEIARMWLQEGAIVSTVDRQGESDRQLANNSALTNKPLVVLVDGGSASASEILSGALQDNKRAKVIGTRTFGKGLVQSVRELRADSSESGLAVTIAKYLTPLGRDINKHGIDPDVEIKLTEAQQKELIRDRDKIGTPADPQFAKALQTLTEEATAKKPVRSAESKTSSSTNDASTNN
- a CDS encoding TAXI family TRAP transporter solute-binding subunit, giving the protein MSNWSPLKFLLPLFLAILLGLGIYGVQAQRVHELVLAAGSPSGESYLLSRAIAQAVAKNHPNLQIKVISTCGSAQNLDLLESGKVALATSQADIPASSNARSIAVLYRDIFQLVVQPNSTIHHITDLTHQTIALQADSGEQRSFQEVTQYYGLDPVDLQTTPCQPPLSDRADGFETRQADGVFRVRTLGNDYIEKLVRQFHGQLIPIEQADALQIHNPAFETATIPQGAYQGNPAIPAQPLPTVAVKRLLLASKTLDKRWVRQITQTLDEHRLDIANALPPEHSQLRSLVTNISQPSNAIGTGIPMHVGARAYYDRNKPTLFSFILENGSTFVTLGTPAIAAMLWIWQRFLERWQQQQNLAEDYIREATQAMAEETEVDPKLRQKILRDKLLKLEQQFNQAATALVNEAISQESFRTFNEAYTTTRTVLDRRIAQASEELADRYIAQLVNLSQRSTLPTPPPSTQATSSNPVASSTTQTVHQQELAQILEEIETSLLNKELSQESFRTCLDAYRLAWEKI